A region of Methanomicrobium sp. W14 DNA encodes the following proteins:
- a CDS encoding DUF2109 domain-containing protein, protein MIAETVCGVVALYAALRVIFEKNTLRKLPFLNVLNFAVTGLIALLLPYPLGIVAAAAYFVGSTLESNAIASTYAKNEEFRDE, encoded by the coding sequence TTGATAGCAGAAACGGTCTGCGGAGTCGTGGCACTGTATGCAGCATTAAGAGTAATTTTCGAGAAAAACACACTCCGGAAACTGCCATTCTTAAATGTGCTCAACTTTGCCGTAACAGGCCTTATAGCACTCCTTCTTCCCTACCCGCTCGGAATAGTTGCAGCGGCGGCCTACTTCGTGGGTTCGACTCTTGAGTCCAACGCAATCGCAAGCACATACGCTAAAAACGAGGAGTTCCGCGATGAATAA
- a CDS encoding NUDIX hydrolase encodes MLLVRYQDGENTYLVAPGGAVEDGESLADAAKREVKEETGVVCKTK; translated from the coding sequence ATTCTGCTGGTAAGATACCAAGATGGAGAAAATACCTATCTTGTCGCACCCGGAGGTGCAGTTGAAGACGGCGAATCACTTGCAGATGCGGCAAAAAGAGAAGTAAAAGAAGAAACCGGTGTCGTATGCAAAACCAAATGA